From the genome of Gorilla gorilla gorilla isolate KB3781 chromosome 4, NHGRI_mGorGor1-v2.1_pri, whole genome shotgun sequence, one region includes:
- the EME1 gene encoding crossover junction endonuclease EME1, which produces MALKKSSPSLDSADSDSEELPTFAFLKKETSSTKRRQPEREEKIVMVDISDCEASCPPAPELLSPPVPDIAETVTQTQPVRLLSSESEDEEEFIPLAQRLTCKFLTHKQLSPEDSSSPVKSVLDHQNNEGASCDWKKQPFPKIPEVPLHDTPERSAADNKDLILDPCRQLPAYLSTCPGQSSSLAVTKTNSDILPPQKKTKWSQKVQGRGSHGCRQQRQARQKESTLRRQERKNAALVTRMKAQRPEECLKHIIVVLDPVLLQMEGGGQLLGALQTMECRCVIEAQAVPCSVTWRRRAGPSEDGEDWVEEPTALVLLRAEAFVSMIDNGKQGSLDSTMKGKETLQGFVTDITAKTAGKALSLVIVDQEKCFSAQNPPRRGKQGANKQTKKQQQRQPEASIGSMVSRVDAEEALVDLQLHTEAQAQIVQSWKELADFTCAFTKAVAEAPFKKFRDETTFSFCVESDWAGGVKVDLAGRGLALVWRRQIQQLNRVSLEMASAVVNAYPSPQLLVQAYRQCFSEQERQNLLADIQVRRGEGVTSTSRRIGPELSRRIYLQMTTLQPHLSLDSAD; this is translated from the exons ATGGCTCTAAAGAAGTCATCACCCTCACTGGATTCTGCTGATAGTGACTCTGAGGAGTTGCCAACATTTGCCTTTCTGaagaaggaaacatcttcaacaaAGAGGAGACAGCCTGAAAGGGAAGAGAAGATTGTAATGGTTGACATCTCAGATTGTGAAGCCTCCTGTCCTCCAGCACCAGAGTTACTTTCACCACCTGTCCCAGACATAGCTGAAACTGTCACACAAACACAGCCAGTCAGGTTGCTAAGCAGTGAAAGTGAAGATGAAGAAGAATTTATTCCTCTGGCTCAAAGGCTTACATGTAAGTTTCTGACCCACAAGCAACTGAGCCCTGAGGACTCTAGCTCCCCAGTTAAAAGTGTTTTGGATCATCAAAATAATGAAGGTGCATCATGTGACTGGAAAAAGCAGCCCTTTCCAAAGATCCCTGAAGTTCCCCTCCATGATACCCCAGAGAGGAGTGCAGCAGATAACAAGGACCTGATCTTAGATCCATGCCGTCAGCTTCCAGCCTACCTGTCTACCTGCCCTGGCCAGAGCAGCAGCTTggcagtaaccaaaacaaattCTGACATCCTTCcaccccagaagaaaaccaagTGGAGTCAGAAGGTCCAGGGAAGAGGCTCACACGGATGCCGGCAGCAGAGACAAGCAAGGCAGAAGGAAAGCACCCtgagaagacaggaaagaaagaatgcaGCACTGGTTACCAGGATGAAAGCCCAGAGGCCAGAGGAATGCTTAAAACACATCATTGTAGTGCTGGATCCAG TGCTTTTACAGATGGAAGGTGGGGGCCAGCTCCTAGGAGCACTGCAGACCATGGAGTGCCGCTGTGTGATTGAGGCGCAGGCTGTGCCTTGCAGTGTCACTTGGAGGAGAAGGGCTGGGCCGTCTGAG GACGGAGAGGACTGGGTGGAGGAGCCAACAGCACTGGTGTTGCTCCGGGCAGAGGCCTTTGTGTCCATGATCGACAATGGAAAGCAG GGAAGCCTGGACagcactatgaaagggaaggaaACGCTTCAGGGCTTTGTAACTGACATCACAGCAAAGACAGCAGGGAAAGCTCTGTCACTGGTGATTGTGGATCAGGAGAAATGCTTCAG TGCTCAGAATCCTCCAAGAAGAGGGAAACAGGGAGCAAATAAACAGaccaagaagcagcagcagagacAACCAGAGGCCAGCATAGGGTCCATGGTATCCAGGGTAGACGCTGAAGAG GCATTGGTGGATCTGCAGCTACACACAGAAGCTCAGGCTCAAATTGTGCAGAGCTGGAAAGAGCTGGCCGACTTCACATGCGCATTCACAAAGGCTGTGGCTGAGGCGCCCTTCAA GAAGTTCCGAGATGAAACTACCTTCTCCTTCTGTGTGGAGAGTGACTGGGCTGGAGGGGTGAAGGTGGACCTTGCTGGCAGGGGACTCGCACTAGTCTGGAGGAGACAGATTCAGCAACTGAACCGAGTCAGCCTGGAAATGGCCAGTGCAGTTGTGAATGCCTATCCCTCCCCACAGCTCCTGGTACAG GCTTATCGGCAGTGTTTTTCGGAGCAAGAACGCCAGAATTTGCTCGCAGACATACAGGTGCGCCGTGGGGAAGGTGTGACATCCACTTCTCGCCGCATTGGACCAGAACTATCCAGGCGTATCTACCTTCAGATGACCACTTTACAGCCACATCTCTCTTTAGATAGTGCTGACTGA